The nucleotide window gacagaactgacccctgcggaaccccatactggaaagtccagggtgccgagtaatgttccccaagcaccaccttctagaggcaacctgccaagtaggagtggaaccaccgcaatgcagtacctcccactcccaactcagccagtctccccagaaggataccatggtcgatggtatcgaaagccgctgagagatcaaggagaatcaacagagtcacactccccttgtctctctcccgacaaaggctgtttctgtgccaaaaccaggcctgaaacctaactgaaatggatccagataatcggtctcatccaagagtgtctggggctggcctgcaaccactcgttccagaaccttgcccagaaatggaacatttgctaccagcctatagttattaagattttctgggtccagggagggtctcttcaggagtggtctcactactgcctctttcaggcagccagggaccactccctctcacagagaggcattaatcacttccctggcccagccggctgttccatccctactagcttttattagccaagaagggcaaggatccagcacagaagtggttgcacgaacctgtccaagcaccttgtcaacgtcctcaagctgtacaaactgaaactcatccaagaaatcgggacaaggctgtgctctggatacctcgcttgattcacctgctataacattggagtccaagtcctggcggatgctacaaattttatcctggaagtgcctagcgaattcattacagcgggcctcagatggttctaccatgtccctggggccagagtgtaatagcccccggacaattctgaagagttccgctgggtggcagattgatgatttgatagcggcagcaaaatattgtttttttgctgccctcactgcccctaaatacagcttaccatagccACTTacgtgtataattgcatccattaggagttcgcctccatctgcacttaagccttctcctatattgtttcatcgctctcaactctggggtataccatggagccgtatgagctctacacaggagagggcgctcaggaacaatcatgtcaaccgcccgggtcatttctgtattgcacagttcaaccagggtttcgacaggagcaccagccctatcagccggaaaactccccagagccctttggaaaccatccggatccattagtctctggggacggaccaacttaataggtcccccacccttgcagagggggaaagccgctgtaagtctaaacttcagcaagcagtgatctgtccatgacaaagggactgatgtaaggccccccaaattcagatcaccaactccatgtccagttgcaaaaaccaaatctagagtatgccctgctacatgtgttgggacagtggcatattgggacagtcccatggtggtcatggagaccatgaaatcctgagccgccccggataaggtggcctcggcatggatgttgacatccgcCAGAACCAACAGCCTGGGGGGTCTCAACAGTAcccctgagaccacctccgtcagctcagctagggagtctgttgggcagcggggtgggcagttaGGGGTAGAAGTTTCTGGCCgtgggttagccacccctgccttaggACCTAACAGATCCCAATCCCTTCTCTGCACCTGTGTGTGAGCAAGGGCACTGCACACTCTAGGCTGTTAAGGGGATGGAAGGTGTGTGCTTGCCTCTCATATCACACCTAGTTCTCTCCACTTCCATTGGTTAAGGTGCATGGGAGAAACAATATGGAACCTATGTTTGATCACAGAGATTATTCCTGTGAAGAGTTAGTTAGGGTGACAGCAACAACAACCCTATAGTGCGAGTGGAGTACATACAGACTTGGGCAATTAGGTTTTTTTGGAAGGGAGCTTGACCAATTGAGTGTATGTTATGGTCTCTGCACCCACTATGTACTAGTTTCTGACACTACAAAAGTCATTTTAAGGAGACAGTTGCGGATTTTTGTGACTTCTGCTGTTCATGAAGAGTTGTTGAaatgtgtttgttttcttttcaagGAACTTGGTGTCAAGCTTCTGTGTTACTGAGACAGTGATTAGCGAAATGCTAAATTTTACAGCTATTAGATCTAATTTCATATTTTCTTGGCACAAATTTCAGTGTAACACCTCTGCTTCAAAGTATTCTTCATCAGCAAGTAAGGACTCTCATCAAATTCAGCTTgcgaaaaggaaaaaagaaaactgtAAAAGCTGTGGTTAAAAGATTTCTCCGACTGCACAGTGGCCTTTGGCTAAGGAGAAGGGTAATATTTTCTGCATTGAATGCAAGATTGTATTGGCTGCATatgtgggtgtgagagagagctGCTTCTTTTCCATTTGTAACAATCTTGAaaatgtgcaatttttttaaaaaaagatggaggGCATGCCAGCCAATATGACAATCTGCTGACTTGATTATGATGTATTCGATTTGTGGCTAGGAGCCTTACGTTTCAAGACTTACATCTTTTGTTCATTGTTGACAGGCTGGTTACAAGAAAAAGCTGTGGAAAAAAAGTCCTAGGCGGAAGAAGCGTTTGAGGGAACACGTATTCTGCAATAAAACACAGTCTAAGCTCCTTGATAAAATGACCTCTTCCTTCTGGAAAAGAAGAAACTGGTACGTCGATGATCCTTACCAGAACTACCACGATCGTACAAACCTTAAGTTGTAAATTGTCGAATGCATACCTGCCGTTCTTTATATGCCGGTCCAGAAATTAAGTGCTTCAAGTTTATTATTTTTCCATTCATCTGTCCaagaaccaaatgcacagtttctGTTAATTTACTGGTGCAAAATAAACCATTAGTCTGACTACTCTGAATACTGATTTCATGATTGATGTGTTTTATCAGCAAAGATTGATAGCTGCAGATTGTAtaaaaatgggctcctgctgcgaagaagggcaggatataaatcaaataaataaataaataaataaataaaagatttacCTTGATTAtatcttggaatataaatggtacAACTCAAAACTTTTAAATAATTGTAGCTGCATTTTTAAATCTTGAGTGTATAAAATAGGCATTACAGTCTAGTTCAGCCATGACTCTGTTATTCCTTCTGCTGAACAGAACTGCAGAATACAAGCATGCAGATTGTCCTACTCAAGACAAACCGATAAAGCCTCTAAAGAGTAATGACTAgcttataataattttttaatcTTTGCAGTAAATATTGCTTTGAAATGGCAAGGAAGATGCTACGAGTCCTCAGCAGTCACTGAAATGATAAAACTTCCATTTTTTTATGGTTGTTTCATATCATTACCCTCTGTTTACTTGTTAATATGTGACTACATGAACGTATATGTTGATATCTATTTTTGTGAGATACCAGAACCATTCTAGAGAGTGACTTTATTTACCACAATGAAAATCTTCTTTGATAATCTTCCCAGCATGAGGCAGTCTTTACTTATCTATTAAGTTTTCCTTTTTTCCATCAGGACATACTAATCCCAGTCATTTCCTCAAATATTTTCATAATGATTAACAAGGAGCTCCATATAATGTATATGGTTGtcccttccacccccacccccaatgaaTGAATGGGTTAGATTGAGAGAGAATGACTGGTgcaagatcactcagtgagcttgGTGGGGGGAATTAACCACAGTAATACTATACTCTCCCAGTAGTAACCCATCAGTTTGCCAATCACCCTTTTAGTGATAGCACAAAGAATGATACGGAGATATACTACTACAGGACCTATGATACCACAAATAAGTATAATATTAGAAGAAATGATAATAACATAGCCTACTTTGAACAGAAtaacaatttcttttttaaaacaaaagtttaAGACTTTATTTTCAAGATGTATATCAAGCATTATAACAAAACATTGACCTTTGGAATACTGTTGTATAGTATCTGATCTTACAATGCATTTTTAAGTGTTCTAGCATGTGTTTGCTATGGATCACTAGAAAGAAACCATATTAAGTGCACAGTTAACAACCTCAGATATTGGCCATTTGTGTAACTTTCTAAAATACAGTGTTCTCGACCATTTCAAATAGTGTGCTAAGTAAGTGCAAACCAGGTATCCACAAAAAAGCAGAAGAGACTAATTAACAAGCATTTAGGCACAAGTACACACATCAACTACTTAAGAACACATTTATCTTGCAGAGCACAGCTTGAAGGTAACAGGTTGTTTACAGCTGGCTAGGGAGCATCCCAATACTATGTTCAGCATTTTAATTGTAAAACCGACCAGTGAAATTTTTAATTTACATTGAAATAAAAGTTTTTGTTTCCTAACCGAAAATAGCCCTGTTAGGTACACAGAAGAAACGCCTTAGCTCATACTTTTTCATACTCATGAAAATACTTTTCATTCAAacggttccaggttcaatccccagcatctccagataggggtaGGAGAGAACGCGGGCTGAAGCCCTGAATACTCATTGCCAGTCATTGTCTGGGCTAGATGAACTAATggctgactcagcataaggcagtttcttaggCTGCTTTGTACCAGGTTCAACCATttaactcagtattatctactctgattggcagcagctctccagggtctctggCAGAGCTCTTTTACATGAACACAACTGGAAATACTAGGGATTGAATTTAGGATCTGCTGTGGTCTGTCCCCTTGAGCAGCCAGGGATAAGAAACCATGGTAATTACATCAGTATTGATATCTCAGTGCAGGCTAATAGCCTGTTCCCTTCTGAAGTAATATTTGGTTGGCTATTTTTGTACTGATACCAGCTGGAATAAAAATCATTCTATGGTTACATATGTTTGGGAACCCTCCCTGTAGTCTCAGTGCTGTTTATAGTGCTAGAATTGTAGCAACAGGAACAATATGGTGCTGAAGAACCCCAATCCTGCGTTGCTCCTTCCCTGCGTGGCCCATTGGTCTCTACACATCTGCAATGCAAAAACATAAATCAGCACAACTGAGCGCTGTGGAAGTTGAGGTTGGCTAAGCATAGCTGACCCCCCACTATTGGTCCAAGGAGATAAGACTAGAGAACTGAAGCAAGGCAGCAGAACATACTAAACTGTTTTTCAGAATGCTTTTTTggttgctgttaaattgttttgttactTTTACCACTGTatgctccttcaggaagaagggtgggatataaatttaaataataataatcccacaTGTGTACCTGAAACACTTATGGACTTGCACAGTTATAAGTCATTCAATTATATGGAAGTCTTCAAGTGAAAATAAAATTGATAGCTTCCAGTGAATTTGCAGATACAGCAGTACATGTCTTTGATGTTCAAAATGTTGAAGGCTGATATGTTTTGTTGCATATGCCTGATAATTAGTTAAGGCCAGCTTCTTGTAAACAACCTGCTTCCATTATATTGCAGATTAAAATCCTCTGAACATAAGTGTACACTTATTTTAATCATTCATATTTCTCATTGATCTATACACAGATACAGTTCAGCTGCTAAACTAGCACATTT belongs to Rhineura floridana isolate rRhiFlo1 chromosome 11, rRhiFlo1.hap2, whole genome shotgun sequence and includes:
- the MRPL35 gene encoding large ribosomal subunit protein bL35m isoform X3 gives rise to the protein MKRYRMKSHGVLRSFCPLAPQAYNSSCSVRPICRLSSLHITHGQISTISTRKPLLFVGSGHSVSILNSVTPLLQSILHQQVRTLIKFSLRKGKKKTVKAVVKRFLRLHSGLWLRRRAGYKKKLWKKSPRRKKRLREHVFCNKTQSKLLDKMTSSFWKRRNWYVDDPYQNYHDRTNLKL
- the MRPL35 gene encoding large ribosomal subunit protein bL35m isoform X2, which gives rise to MAVVCAAARRLSGVLRSFCPLAPQAYNSSCSVRPICRLSSLHITHGQISTISTRKPLLFVGSGHSVSILNSVTPLLQSILHQQVRTLIKFSLRKGKKKTVKAVVKRFLRLHSGLWLRRRAGYKKKLWKKSPRRKKRLREHVFCNKTQSKLLDKMTSSFWKRRNWYVDDPYQNYHDRTNLKL
- the MRPL35 gene encoding large ribosomal subunit protein bL35m isoform X1; translated protein: MKRYRMKSHGVENGVLRSFCPLAPQAYNSSCSVRPICRLSSLHITHGQISTISTRKPLLFVGSGHSVSILNSVTPLLQSILHQQVRTLIKFSLRKGKKKTVKAVVKRFLRLHSGLWLRRRAGYKKKLWKKSPRRKKRLREHVFCNKTQSKLLDKMTSSFWKRRNWYVDDPYQNYHDRTNLKL